The genome window TCCAAATGAGATCGCTGCTAAAGCAATCATGCCTATTAACTTTTTCATAGTTTTTTGTTTTTCGTTTTGTGATAGGTATATACACACAATGATGCCAAATCATTAAGTGTGGTTTATTTGTCTGACAATCAGTAGTTTGATTTAATTGGTTCATTTCTAAATCTGTGGAGTTTCTCCACAGGGTGACGATAATTTCAGCAACGAAGCATCAAGTTACGAGCAACGGCAGGGAGGCAGTGCCATATCAGGCAATAAAGTCTTGTTGTTAGTTGGCTGAACGGCTTACAAATTAATATGTTAAGGTGTTTATACCATAAGTGCTTATTAATATGTTACCTTTAACTAATTGCACTCCAAAGTGCAGGGTAACGCCGGTAAGTTTGAAGTGATATGGGACAGTTGAGGAGTATTGAAGCGATTAAACTGCTTGCTGATAACGTTAAACTTTATCGCCAGGGAAGGGACCTTTCACAAGAGGCGCTGGCTAATATTGCCGATATGGAATTCAGCCAGGTAAGTAGGATAGAGCGCGAATTAATAAACACCAGCGTTTCAGCTATTTTTCTCCTTGCAAAAGCCTTAAATATCCGGCCCTCCCAATTGCTTGCGCCAATCTCATCCGGCATAAATTATCGGGCGTAAATTTTAGCGAAATCTTTTAATGCTTATGTCTAATAATCGGCGGCAAGTTTAAATCCATCCGTTGTTAATTTTAACCTTTTACCCTTAACAGGCAGAAATACACCTTCTACGGCTAAAAATATGGCAAATGTGCCTTCATGTCTTAAAAAAAAATCAACCAGCTTTGTTAAGTGCCACAAGTTAAAGATGCATTTGCTGTTAAAGTTTTAGCAATAAATGTGAAACAACATCGATTGCGATGTAAGTTAAGCCAGGAAAAGCTGGCTTTTATAGCTGAAATTGAATACAGCCAGGTAAGCAGGATAGAGCGAGGGATTATAAACACCAGTGTTTCGGTAATATTTATACTGGCAAAAGCATTGGATGTTAAACCATCGCAACTGCTGGAGTTTCAATAATGTTTTTTTTATCGCTGATATGTGCTTTTAAAATAAAAAAAAATGTATTTCCTGTCACAAGCATAAGCACTATCTTTTAGCCTGCCAACCAATAAGCCGACCTAATATTTAATAGCATTGAAGAAATACTATTGAACTGTACTGCGGTTAAATATTTAAAAATAAATATGAAACCATGAATGAAAGCATATTAGTTATTGAAGACAATTACGATACGCTGGAAAGCATAACCGACCTTTTGGAACTGGACGGTTATACCGTTTTGCAGGCGGTGGGAGGCAAACGCGGCGCGGATATGGCGCTATCACATAAGCCAGATTTGATACTATGTGATATTATGATGCCGGGCCTGGATGGTTACGGTGTTTTAGCTTTATTAAATAAGTATGATCAACTGTCGGATATTCCCTTTATTTTTTTAACAGCTAAGACCGCACGACAGGATTTCAGAAAGGCGATGGAAATGGGCGCTGATGATTACCTGGAAAAGCCATTTGAACCACGGGTGTTACTAGATGCCATTAAGAGCCAATTTAGCAAAAAGGAAAAAAAGCTGGCTTATCTAAAAAAGGCGCTGCGGACTATTGAAACCTTGACAACCCTGTCGTCCAACGGAACGGTCGATTTAAAGGGTTTAATTGCAACAAGCAGGATAAGGCGGGTAAGAAAAATGCAGATCTTATATTATACAGGCGATAGGTCATCGTCAGTTTACCTGGTAATGGAGGGTTGTATAAAAACCTTTATGCTGGCCGAAGATGGGCGGGAATTTATAACCGGGATTTATAAAGTAAATGATTACCTCGGTATTGATTCACTTTTTGTTGATAATTTATTTAATGAAACAGCTGAAGCTATCGAAGACAGTGTTCTGTGCCTGTTGCCCAAAGAGGCGGTAGAGAGTATTGTGAACTACCATCCCGATGTACGACAACGCTTTTTAAAAATGCTTTGCGGCAATATAAAAGGCAAGGAAGACCAAATGATTGAACTGGCATATAATTCGGTAAGGAAGCGGTTGGCGCAGGTACTGATCAGGCTGGGTAAACAATCAAACGAAGCATTGGTTAAAATTTCGCGCGACGAACTGGCTTCAATGGCAGGTATAGCTATAGAAACGGTGAGTCGGATATTAACTGATTTTAAAGATGGCGGTTTGATTGAAAAGCGGGGATCTCATATTAAGATCATCGAACTTAACAGGCTGGAGGAAATGAAAAATTGAGAATTTCAACATAGGCGGGTTTAAACAATTGGGCTATGGATTTAAGGAAGTTGATCGCGGAGCACCTTGACCGGGAGCTTCATATTACCCTGGTATTTTGGATCCTGGTGTTTTTGCTGGTGCTAATGCTATATTAAAAAGAGCTGGCGGATGCCTGCGCAATTGTCAAAAAGCGCTGCTTATTTCAATAAAACATGCAGCAGCCGGCATTAGGGCTTAAATTTTTGTGTTATTTTTAAATCGCAGCGACCTAAGTTTGCTTTAAAAATAATTTGATATGCTCCAGGATAATTTACTGCTCATTCTTTCTCTTTTGTTTGCTGTGTCAATGTTGGGTCTGCTAAGCGAAAAATTAAAGATATCTTACCCGATATTACTGGTAATTTCAGGACTTATCATCAGTTTTATTCCCGGTGTTCCGTTTATTGTAATGGATCCTAACATGGTATTCATTGTGTTTTTACCCCCGCTTTTGTATGCCGCTGCCTGGAATACTTCGTGGGCGGATTTTTGGAACTTAAAGGGTCCCATCAGCAGGCTTGCCCTGGGCCTGGTTATATTTACGGCAACCGGCGTAGCTTTAATTGCCCATTTCATGATCCCTGATTTTACGCTTGCCATGGGCTTTTTGCTCGGCGGCATCATTTCGCCGCCCGATGCGGTTGCGGCATCCTCAGTATTGAAAAACCTTAAGGTGCCCAGGAATGTGATGTCTATTTTAGAAGGCGAAAGCCTTATTAATGATGCCTCCAGCCTGGTGGTATTCAGGTTTGCACTGCTTAGTGTGCTTACCGGCCAGTTTGTGTTTTGGCGGGCGGGAGTCGATTTTATTCTGGTAGCGGGAATTGGCATTCTTATCGGTATAGCTATAGCAGTAATTGTATATGCTATCCACCGGTTTTTACCAACCACCCCAAGTATTGATACAGCCCTTACCCTTATTACGCCCTACATCATGTACCTTACGGCTGAACATTTTCACTATTCGGGTGTACTGGCGGTGGTTAGCGGCGGCCTGTTTCTTTCTTACCGTTCGGCCGAGATCTTTGCTTATGATTCGCGTTTGCAAGCCGTAACGGTATGGACGGTTTTAACGTTCCTTTTAAACGGTACGGTGTTTATCCTTATCGGCCTGCAGCTCCCCGGCATTATAAAAGGAATAGGAAATTATTCTTTTTCGGCGGTGATCATGTACGCTGTAGTCATCAGCTTGGCTACCATCGTCATCCGCATCTTATGGGTATTTCCTGGGGGGCTTTTCACCAATTTCGTTAACCGCAAACTGAAGCGAAAAACGGTGAAATTAAACTGGAAATCGGTATTCGTAATTGCCTGGAGCGGTATGCGCGGCGTGGTATCGCTGGCATCGGCACTGGCGGTTCCGCTAACGCTTACAAATGGGAGCGCTTTCCCGCACCGCAGCCTTATTTTGTTTATCACTTTTATTGTTATTCTGTTCACACTGGTATTGCAGGGGTTAACGCTGCCGTTTTTTTTGCGGGTATTGAAAATAGAGGAGGATACCAACGATGAGCAACAGGACCTGGAGATCCGTTTTAAGTTAGCTACAGCGGTAGTTGCTTATATGGAAACAGCCTGCTCAAAAGAAATTGCTGAACTCAGCGTTTTTAAAAGGGTAAAAGAGCGGTATGAACGCATGGCAAAAATTGCTGATGACAGCCTCTCAGCAGGCGAATTATCCAGTCCTGCTTTTTTGAAAACCTACAGGCAGATGCTGCTTGAAATTATAGCTGTACGCAGAACGGAGTTAAATAAAATGCATAAGAACAAGGAGTATGCTGACCATTTGTTAAGAGCGAAAGAGCAGGAACTTGATTTTGAAGAAGCAAGAATGAGAAAATAAATTGATGATGATGGAACCTAAAAGCAGACCAACGCAGCCAACAGGCAGCTATGCCAGCGTGAACGGCATAAAAATGTATTACGAGGTGCAGGGCAGCGGTACCCCGCTGGTATTGCTGCATGGCGGGGGCTCAACCATTAAAACCACTTTTGGCCGGATAATGCCCGCGCTTTCCAAAACCCACCGGGTTATTGCCGTTGAGCTACAGGCACACGGCCATACCGGCGACAGGGATGCTCCCGAAACTTTTGCACAGGATGCCGATGACGTTGCAGAGCTTTTGAAACAGCTTGACATCCCGCAGGCAAATATCATGGGCTTTAGCAACGGCGGGCAAACTTCGCTCGAAATAGCGCTAAGACATCCCGGCAGGGTGGGGAAACTGATCATAGCATCAGCATTTTACCAACGCGAAGGAGTGCTTGCTGCATTTTGGAAAGGCTTTGACGACCCTCAATTCAGTTACCTGCCGCAGGTATATAAAGACGAATATTTGAAAATTGGGAGCCAGGCGGGGTTGGTGAATATGTTTAACAAAGATGCCCAGCGAATGAAAGTATTTAAAGACTGGGCGGACGAGGAGCTGCGTTCGGTACAGGCGCCGGTACTGGTGGTTATTGGCGACCGCGACCTGGCGACACCTGAACATGCGGCTAAAATGGCGAGGCTTTTTCCGCATGGGCGGCTGGCCATACTGCCTGGAAATCACGGCAGTTACATGGGCGAGGTGATGTCCCCCAATCCCGATAGCAAGATGCCTGACCTTTTTGTGGCTATGGTTAACGAGTTTTTGGAAACGCAGGCGGATACAAATTGATATAATTTTTAAAAATTACCGGTCAAAAATTATATTTGCATTCCCCAATAAAATTTTCGGGATGTAGCGTAGCCCGGTATCGCGCCAGCATGGGGTGCTGGAGGTCGGAAGTTCGAATCTTCTCATCCCGACTTAAAACAGATTAATTAAGAGCATATTTTAGTGATTTTAGTATCAATAGGATATGCTCTTTTTCAGTTGTCGGAAGGAACTCAATGCGGTGCATTTTATTTAAAGATGCCGGAGTTGCTGTACCCCAACCCCGTGAAATACTGAATTGTTTGTAGCAGCAACTTCGGCACTATTTATTTAACTTTTATATTATCTCACAAACGCCATCGCAACCCCACCATCTACATTTAAAACGTTTCCTGTTGATTTATTAAGCAAGCCGCCAACTAAGGCAAAACAAGCATTCGCAATATCTTCGGGCAGAATGATCTCGTTTAGTAATGTCCTTTTTGCGTAATAGGCAGGCAGTTCTTCAACGGTTACGCCATAGGCTTTTGCACGGCCCGCTGCCCAATCGCCGGCCCAGATCTTACTGTCGGATATTACGGCATCGGGATTGACAACATTTACGCGGATATTATCTTTACCAAGTTCAGCAGCATTGAGTCTGCTTAAATGTAGCTGTGCAGCTTTTGCTGACCCATAACCAGCATTATTAGGCCCTGATACCAAAGCGTTTTTGCTCACAATATTTATCACATCACCACCTGTATCCTGTTTGCGCATAATTTCAACACCCGCCTGGGTAACCAAAAACTGGCCCTTTACCAAAACATCATAAAGCAGGTCCCAGTCTTTTTCGGTATGCTCTTCAATTGGTTTTGAGATCGAAAGTCCGGCACAGTTTACTACGAGGTCAACCCCTGCAAATGCCAAAACTGCTGCTTCATAAGCTTTGTTTATAGCCTCCTTATCAGTTACATCCATTAACGCGGTGGTGTAAACATCTTTACCATACTGGCTTAAAAACTCCTCATTTGCGTGAGCTAAACGGGTTGCGTCGTTGTCATTGATAACAACACATGCGCCTTCGTTGGCAAATTTTTTGGCGATAGCTTTCCCTATTCCGCCGGCACTTCCGGTAACCAGCGCGATACGGCCCGAAAGTGATTTTGGTTTAGGCATACGCTGCAGCTTGGCTTCTTCCAGTAACCAATACTCAATGTTAAATGCTTCCTGGCGCGGTAGTGAAGTATATTCAGATATTGCCTCTGCGCCTTTCATCACATTGATGGCATTGATATAAAACTCAGACGCTACCCGCGCAGTTTGCTTATCTTTTGCAAAGGTGAACATACCGATTCCGGGATACAGGATTACAACCGGGTTGGCATCGCGCATGGCGGGGCTATTAGGATGTTTGCAGCTTTCATAATAGGCTGCATACATTTTGCGGTATGCCTCAAATGCAGGTGCTAGTTTTTCCTTTATCGCTTTAGTGTCGCTAAGGTCGTCGTCCGCTTTAATCGCCAAAACCAAGGGACTGATCTTGGTCCTTAAAAAGTGATCAGGGCAGCTGGTACCCAATGGCGCCAACCTATCCAGGTCATTTGAGTTGGTGAACTCCAGCACACGGGCGTCATCCGTAAAATGGCCTATCATGCGTACATGGCCTGAGCAAAATCCACGAAGGACAGGAGCTATCGCAATCGCTTGTTTTTTGCGAATGTCTTCTGCGGGGCTGGTTAATTTAACCCCTCCGAATACGGGTCCTTTTTTGCCATAATTTTGTTCAAGGTATTCGGCGCTTTGCTCAATTATTTCCAGGGTATTTATATAGCTTTCGTAAGCTGTATCGCCCCAGGTAAACAGCCCGTGTGAACCTAACATAATCCCACGAATACCCGGGTTTTCGTCAAGGCATTGTTTCAGTTTTAATCCCAGGTCAAACCCGGGCCTTTGCCATTCCACCCAGCCTATAGTTCCATTAAAAAGCTCCTGTGTTATTTTTTTACCGTCTTTTGCAGCCGCTATAGCAATTGCCGCATCAGGATGGAGGTGGTCAATGTGTTTAAATGGTAAAAAGCCATGCAACGGCGTATCAATGGAAGGTGCTTTTGAGCTCAGGTCAAAAATACAATGGTTAAAAAGCTCCACCATTTCGTCCTCATGCGCAATGCCGCTGTAAACATTTGTAAGGCTACGCAACCGATCAACATAAAGGGCCGCCAGCCCGCTTTTTTTCAACGTACCCAGGTCACCGCCTGACCCTTTTACCCACATCACTTCGGTATCGGTGCCGGTTAAGGGATCTTTTGCAATAACCTTGCATGATGTATTACCGCCACCATAGTTGGTAAGCCGTAAATCAGCTCCCAATAAATTTGAGCGGTAAATGAGCAGCGCCACTTCATCGCCGGCAAGCTCCGCGGCTTTGGCATCATCCCATAAATAGCTCACGTGCTTAAAATTTGTTTCTTTGACAGACATATTGTTTTTGTTTGGAGGATCGGAAAGTCTGGATTCGTACTTTCCCAATCGTCATTTTTACTTAATTGCGTTACCGTATCCAACTACGAGAACTGATAAAATAATTACAGCTATCCCAAGAATAACTGTGTTAAAAGCTTTTTTACTCACCCCTTTCCACTCTTTCAATACAAGGCCCCACACGTTGGCTATGAGGATAATGAACGCCATGTGAAGGATCCATGAACTGGCCCCGTTGCCCAGCTTACTTTCGCCCATCCCATAAAAAAAGAACTGCAGGAACCATGTTGTTCCGGCGAGGGCCGAAAATAAATAATTTTTAAGCAGAGGTGTTTTGCTATCGGTATAGTTGTTAAATGATTTGTTCCGAAAGTTCAGTATCATGCACCAGATAAAATTAGTGGTGAGGCCGCCCCAAAGCACTACAATGTAAATCACATTGTTCCTGTACAAAAAGTTACCCTGGCCCGGATGCGCAGCCACCCAAACGGCATTGGCAGTATCTGCCATTGATTTGCCGGCTTCTAAGCCAAAATTGAAACAGGCACTCAAAATACCGGATACTACAGCCACAAATATGCCCAGCCCAAAACGATAGTCTTTATTTTCAGCTTTCGCTGCGCTGTTTTTGGACAGGTCCTTTTCTTTCATGGTTCCCGCTTTGCCGCATATAATAATGCCGACAACGCAAATAGCTATTCCCAGCAATACCATTTGCCCCCAATGTGTGGTAAGCAGCGTGGTAAAGGTGTCTTTTCCGGCCTGCGGAACGAAATTATAATACACCGAAGGGACAAGCGAACCAAAAACCGCGCACAGCCCCAAGATAATAGTGCTGCCCAGTGATACCCCCAGGTAACGTACGCCCAATCCGTAAGTCAGACCGCCAATACCCCATAAAACGCCCATGAGGTAGGTCCATTTCAGCACCTCAAACCCTGTGCTGCTTATTATTTCAGCAAACCCTGGAATGGTTAGATAGGCCGCAATGGGTGGTACAATAAGCCACGAGAAGATACCGCCCACAATCCAAAAGCTTTCCCATGCCCAGCCTTTAACCTTTTTGTAAGGAATATAAAAACTACCGGAAGCAAAGCCCCCGATAAAGTGAAAAAAAACGCCAAATATTATGCCCATTGCTGTTTGATTAGTTGATTAAGTTTTTTCATTTTATTTTCAGAACTACAGATCAGGCGGATCGTTATAATCAGCCTGATCCAACTTAGTCAACGTTTCACGGTTTCGCTATGCTAAAATGGTAAACGCCCGAACCTACATTAACGGCAACATAACCGTCTGTTGCGTCGCCTGCTGTTATGCCGGGCACAGCGTTTATTGCTTTGCCGCTTTCTAAAACAGCACTGCTGCTGCTCCCGGGAATGTAAACGGTAGCTGTTGTATTTGCGGGAATTTCCACGTCAAGCAACAGGTTGCCGGCATCCAGTTTCCAGTGCGAGCTTACTTTTCCATAATTTGTTTCATAGTCAGCAACTACATTATTTAAATTACCGCCGATGGTCGGTTTTATAACGATTTGTTTATAACCGGGGCCTGCTTCTTTGGTATCAATACCGGCTATAACGCGGTACATCCAGTCGCCGATAGCGCCGTAGGCGTAATGATTGTAGGAGTTCATGGTAGGGGTTTCCAAAGTACCGTCAGGCCGGATGCCATCCCATCTTTCCCAAATGGTGGTAGCGCCCATTTTTACAGGATATAGCCATGAAGGATAGGTATCCTGCAGCAACAGTTTATATGCTACATCTTCATGGCCAAACCGGCTGAGCACATTGCACAAATAAGGCGTGCCCAAAAAACCGGTGGTTAAGTGGTTGCCGTAACGGGCAATGTTATTGGCAAGGCGCTGTGCCGCCTGTTGCCTTAAGTTTTCAGGCAACATATCAAATTGCAGGGCCAGTACATAAGCTGTTTGTGTATCTGATGAAATAAGCCCGTTTGGAGTTAAGTATTCATTAAAAAATGCCTTTTTAATTTTTGCCAGCAAGTCGGTATAATAGGCTTCATCATCTTTTTTACCTAACACCTTTGCCGTGTTTATCATCAATTGTGTTGAGTTCGCGTAAAAACATTGCGCTATAAGGTATTTGCTGGTGATAGCCGAACTGCCATCTGTGTCGTCATTTACGCTGTAAAAAAGCCAGTCGCCAAAATGGTTACCGGTATTCCAAAGGTCGTTTTTACTTTTATCCTGCATATATTTAACCCATGCTTTCATGCTGGCATATTGATTCTCCAGGATCTGTTTGTCACCATAGGCTACATACATATTCCAAGGGATTATGGTTGATACATCAGCCCATCCGGTACTGCCCCCGGCCTCGTTTTTGTTATTGCCCAACACGTCGGGTATAACAAACGGAACACTGCCGCTGGGGTACTGATCTGCCGCAACGTCCTTAAGCCATTTGGTAAAAAAGTTGTGCACATTCATGTTATAAGTTGCCGTACGCGAAAACACCTGCGCATCGCCCGTCCAGCCCAGCCGTTCATCACGTTGCGGGCAATCAGTAGGAACATCCAAAAAATTACCCTTTTGACCCCATTGTATGTTGTGCTGTAATTTGTTAATCATTTCGTTGGAGCAACTGAACGTGCCCGCCGGTTTCATATCTGAATAAAGGGAAATTGCTGTAAAATCAGCCGCATTCAAATCCTTTTTATAACCCTCTACCTTAATATACCTGAAACCCTGCCAGGTAAATTGCGGTTCAAATACTTCTTCGCCTCCACCCTTTAAAATGTATATATCCTGGGCCCGTGCAGCGCGCAGGTTTTCTGTGTAAAAATTCCCGGGTTTGTCTAAAATCTCGGCATGCGATAGCCGGATGGTGTCGCCTGCATTGCCCCTTACTTTAATTTGTACCCAGCCAACCAGGTTTTGGCCAAAGTCAATTACCTCCTCGCCTTTGGGCGTTTTAAATATTTTTACAGGCTTAAAGGTTTCATGCTTCTTAACCGGCTCGTTAACGGTGGCAACCAACGTGGATTTTGTATAATCTTTAACCGTTACGCCCGACCAGCTTTTGTCATCAAATGAGGCTGTTGACCAGTTTTTTTGCTGCATGCGGTCATCAATGGTTGCACCATTATAAATTTCGGCAAATCTTACAGGGCCGGTAGATGATTTCCAGCTCTCGTCGGATATTATGGTAGCCGTAGTGCCATCGGTATAGGTAACCTCCAGTTGAAATAACAGGGCTATGTCTTTTCCGTAATAGTTTTGCTGATTCGAAAAACCGATATGCCCGCGGTACCAGCCGCTACCCAGGGTTGTGCCAACAGCATTTGCTCCGGGCTGAAGCAAATTGGTAACATCATAGGCCTGGTATTGCAGGCGTTTATTGTAAGTCGTCCAACCGGGGGTTAAATAAGCATCGCCCACCCGATGTCCATTTATCTGTGCTTCATATAAGCCATGTGAAGTAATATAAGCAG of Mucilaginibacter xinganensis contains these proteins:
- a CDS encoding alpha/beta fold hydrolase, whose amino-acid sequence is MMMEPKSRPTQPTGSYASVNGIKMYYEVQGSGTPLVLLHGGGSTIKTTFGRIMPALSKTHRVIAVELQAHGHTGDRDAPETFAQDADDVAELLKQLDIPQANIMGFSNGGQTSLEIALRHPGRVGKLIIASAFYQREGVLAAFWKGFDDPQFSYLPQVYKDEYLKIGSQAGLVNMFNKDAQRMKVFKDWADEELRSVQAPVLVVIGDRDLATPEHAAKMARLFPHGRLAILPGNHGSYMGEVMSPNPDSKMPDLFVAMVNEFLETQADTN
- a CDS encoding response regulator, whose amino-acid sequence is MNESILVIEDNYDTLESITDLLELDGYTVLQAVGGKRGADMALSHKPDLILCDIMMPGLDGYGVLALLNKYDQLSDIPFIFLTAKTARQDFRKAMEMGADDYLEKPFEPRVLLDAIKSQFSKKEKKLAYLKKALRTIETLTTLSSNGTVDLKGLIATSRIRRVRKMQILYYTGDRSSSVYLVMEGCIKTFMLAEDGREFITGIYKVNDYLGIDSLFVDNLFNETAEAIEDSVLCLLPKEAVESIVNYHPDVRQRFLKMLCGNIKGKEDQMIELAYNSVRKRLAQVLIRLGKQSNEALVKISRDELASMAGIAIETVSRILTDFKDGGLIEKRGSHIKIIELNRLEEMKN
- a CDS encoding bifunctional aldolase/short-chain dehydrogenase, with amino-acid sequence MSVKETNFKHVSYLWDDAKAAELAGDEVALLIYRSNLLGADLRLTNYGGGNTSCKVIAKDPLTGTDTEVMWVKGSGGDLGTLKKSGLAALYVDRLRSLTNVYSGIAHEDEMVELFNHCIFDLSSKAPSIDTPLHGFLPFKHIDHLHPDAAIAIAAAKDGKKITQELFNGTIGWVEWQRPGFDLGLKLKQCLDENPGIRGIMLGSHGLFTWGDTAYESYINTLEIIEQSAEYLEQNYGKKGPVFGGVKLTSPAEDIRKKQAIAIAPVLRGFCSGHVRMIGHFTDDARVLEFTNSNDLDRLAPLGTSCPDHFLRTKISPLVLAIKADDDLSDTKAIKEKLAPAFEAYRKMYAAYYESCKHPNSPAMRDANPVVILYPGIGMFTFAKDKQTARVASEFYINAINVMKGAEAISEYTSLPRQEAFNIEYWLLEEAKLQRMPKPKSLSGRIALVTGSAGGIGKAIAKKFANEGACVVINDNDATRLAHANEEFLSQYGKDVYTTALMDVTDKEAINKAYEAAVLAFAGVDLVVNCAGLSISKPIEEHTEKDWDLLYDVLVKGQFLVTQAGVEIMRKQDTGGDVINIVSKNALVSGPNNAGYGSAKAAQLHLSRLNAAELGKDNIRVNVVNPDAVISDSKIWAGDWAAGRAKAYGVTVEELPAYYAKRTLLNEIILPEDIANACFALVGGLLNKSTGNVLNVDGGVAMAFVR
- a CDS encoding glycoside hydrolase family 78 protein, coding for MRKIILLFIAAHLASICMAQVKVRYLLTENKIDPISIDVLNPRFSWQLNAGDKRNVMQTAYELRVSSIGKGKHEVWKTGKIMSDESMYITYKGEPLAAGQKYMWQVRIWDNTGKASAWSEPATWQMGMLTAADWKAKWITPGFKEDSVNRPSPLFRKGFSLTKKVKSATAYITSHGLYEAQINGHRVGDAYLTPGWTTYNKRLQYQAYDVTNLLQPGANAVGTTLGSGWYRGHIGFSNQQNYYGKDIALLFQLEVTYTDGTTATIISDESWKSSTGPVRFAEIYNGATIDDRMQQKNWSTASFDDKSWSGVTVKDYTKSTLVATVNEPVKKHETFKPVKIFKTPKGEEVIDFGQNLVGWVQIKVRGNAGDTIRLSHAEILDKPGNFYTENLRAARAQDIYILKGGGEEVFEPQFTWQGFRYIKVEGYKKDLNAADFTAISLYSDMKPAGTFSCSNEMINKLQHNIQWGQKGNFLDVPTDCPQRDERLGWTGDAQVFSRTATYNMNVHNFFTKWLKDVAADQYPSGSVPFVIPDVLGNNKNEAGGSTGWADVSTIIPWNMYVAYGDKQILENQYASMKAWVKYMQDKSKNDLWNTGNHFGDWLFYSVNDDTDGSSAITSKYLIAQCFYANSTQLMINTAKVLGKKDDEAYYTDLLAKIKKAFFNEYLTPNGLISSDTQTAYVLALQFDMLPENLRQQAAQRLANNIARYGNHLTTGFLGTPYLCNVLSRFGHEDVAYKLLLQDTYPSWLYPVKMGATTIWERWDGIRPDGTLETPTMNSYNHYAYGAIGDWMYRVIAGIDTKEAGPGYKQIVIKPTIGGNLNNVVADYETNYGKVSSHWKLDAGNLLLDVEIPANTTATVYIPGSSSSAVLESGKAINAVPGITAGDATDGYVAVNVGSGVYHFSIAKP
- the rhaT gene encoding L-rhamnose/proton symporter RhaT — translated: MGIIFGVFFHFIGGFASGSFYIPYKKVKGWAWESFWIVGGIFSWLIVPPIAAYLTIPGFAEIISSTGFEVLKWTYLMGVLWGIGGLTYGLGVRYLGVSLGSTIILGLCAVFGSLVPSVYYNFVPQAGKDTFTTLLTTHWGQMVLLGIAICVVGIIICGKAGTMKEKDLSKNSAAKAENKDYRFGLGIFVAVVSGILSACFNFGLEAGKSMADTANAVWVAAHPGQGNFLYRNNVIYIVVLWGGLTTNFIWCMILNFRNKSFNNYTDSKTPLLKNYLFSALAGTTWFLQFFFYGMGESKLGNGASSWILHMAFIILIANVWGLVLKEWKGVSKKAFNTVILGIAVIILSVLVVGYGNAIK
- a CDS encoding helix-turn-helix domain-containing protein, whose amino-acid sequence is MGQLRSIEAIKLLADNVKLYRQGRDLSQEALANIADMEFSQVSRIERELINTSVSAIFLLAKALNIRPSQLLAPISSGINYRA
- a CDS encoding helix-turn-helix domain-containing protein, coding for MKQHRLRCKLSQEKLAFIAEIEYSQVSRIERGIINTSVSVIFILAKALDVKPSQLLEFQ
- a CDS encoding Na+/H+ antiporter, with the protein product MLQDNLLLILSLLFAVSMLGLLSEKLKISYPILLVISGLIISFIPGVPFIVMDPNMVFIVFLPPLLYAAAWNTSWADFWNLKGPISRLALGLVIFTATGVALIAHFMIPDFTLAMGFLLGGIISPPDAVAASSVLKNLKVPRNVMSILEGESLINDASSLVVFRFALLSVLTGQFVFWRAGVDFILVAGIGILIGIAIAVIVYAIHRFLPTTPSIDTALTLITPYIMYLTAEHFHYSGVLAVVSGGLFLSYRSAEIFAYDSRLQAVTVWTVLTFLLNGTVFILIGLQLPGIIKGIGNYSFSAVIMYAVVISLATIVIRILWVFPGGLFTNFVNRKLKRKTVKLNWKSVFVIAWSGMRGVVSLASALAVPLTLTNGSAFPHRSLILFITFIVILFTLVLQGLTLPFFLRVLKIEEDTNDEQQDLEIRFKLATAVVAYMETACSKEIAELSVFKRVKERYERMAKIADDSLSAGELSSPAFLKTYRQMLLEIIAVRRTELNKMHKNKEYADHLLRAKEQELDFEEARMRK